The Thalassotalea sp. HSM 43 genome window below encodes:
- a CDS encoding LysR family transcriptional regulator has product MNINDIDLNLLIAFDVLLREKNVTKAAGHLGITQPAMSNSLKRLRSLLNDPVLVRTSEGMVATERANFLAPKIRKILLDTKEALQQVDADFIPEQSQRVYRLMASDYAASTLLPKLLEHLNAVAPNITIDIMTPSDVTFHDVEDGKIDMAINLFNELPLSFHQKVLWKDSFSCLTRASNPILENFNLQSYMQSKHVWVSKTGFGVGLGMNPKDIQKLGWVDEALAQIGKQRDIKVFTRNYHVAMQLAHDDQLIATLPSKAAHIHRLDTGYAILPPPFAIPDIELKMIWSPLLHHEPSHIWFRQQVVKAAEHC; this is encoded by the coding sequence AGAAAAACGTCACTAAAGCAGCAGGCCATCTTGGCATAACCCAACCGGCAATGAGTAATAGTTTAAAGCGGCTACGATCATTGTTAAATGATCCGGTCTTGGTGCGCACATCAGAAGGTATGGTAGCCACCGAGCGGGCCAACTTTCTCGCGCCAAAAATTCGCAAAATCCTGTTGGATACCAAAGAAGCCTTACAGCAAGTTGACGCAGACTTTATTCCAGAACAGTCTCAGCGTGTATACCGGTTGATGGCAAGTGACTATGCCGCATCAACTCTATTGCCAAAACTGTTAGAACACTTAAATGCAGTCGCGCCAAATATAACCATCGACATTATGACCCCAAGTGATGTGACCTTCCACGACGTTGAAGATGGTAAAATCGATATGGCAATTAACTTGTTTAATGAGTTGCCTTTGTCCTTTCATCAAAAGGTTCTTTGGAAAGACAGTTTCTCCTGCCTCACCCGTGCTAGTAACCCTATTTTAGAAAATTTTAATTTGCAGTCTTATATGCAAAGTAAACATGTGTGGGTTTCAAAAACAGGTTTTGGTGTAGGCTTGGGCATGAATCCCAAAGACATTCAAAAGCTCGGTTGGGTAGATGAAGCGCTAGCGCAAATAGGAAAGCAACGCGATATCAAGGTGTTTACTCGCAATTACCATGTTGCGATGCAACTGGCCCACGATGATCAGTTAATTGCCACATTACCAAGTAAAGCCGCTCATATTCATCGTTTGGATACGGGCTATGCGATACTGCCACCGCCTTTTGCAATACCGGATATCGAGTTAAAAATGATTTGGTCACCGCTGTTGCATCATGAACCAAGTCATATTTGGTTTCGCCAACAAGTGGTCAAAGCAGCAGAGCACTGTTAA
- a CDS encoding PEP-CTERM sorting domain-containing protein (PEP-CTERM proteins occur, often in large numbers, in the proteomes of bacteria that also encode an exosortase, a predicted intramembrane cysteine proteinase. The presence of a PEP-CTERM domain at a protein's C-terminus predicts cleavage within the sorting domain, followed by covalent anchoring to some some component of the (usually Gram-negative) cell surface. Many PEP-CTERM proteins exhibit an unusual sequence composition that includes large numbers of potential glycosylation sites. Expression of one such protein has been shown restore the ability of a bacterium to form floc, a type of biofilm.) encodes MKKLIYAFLACLGLTISSTASAGFLNFMELGETEGGALELVYEMDGYTLTITGFDDLDDDDDVYAYLDAPNNTGPGGLGVCADVDDAMQCVPSSNDNVTEAEYLVFTFSGLDEGTKVGLQQLWFNNYHDGNLGVGDLINVDFSDIGGPSVDFEPVTDGMELDPGNWAWVNDDPSMFLFGEGDSFTISYVNQTFYVSGFAASSLDVPAEVPEPSNLVLLALGLVGLAATRRRRQ; translated from the coding sequence ATGAAAAAGTTAATTTACGCGTTTCTAGCATGCTTAGGCTTGACGATTTCTTCGACCGCTTCAGCGGGCTTCCTTAATTTTATGGAATTAGGTGAGACTGAGGGTGGTGCTTTGGAATTGGTTTATGAAATGGATGGATACACTCTGACCATTACAGGTTTTGATGATCTTGATGATGACGATGACGTTTATGCGTACCTTGATGCACCAAACAATACTGGACCTGGTGGTTTAGGTGTTTGTGCTGACGTGGACGACGCTATGCAATGTGTACCGTCGAGCAATGATAATGTCACTGAAGCTGAGTACTTAGTATTTACTTTTAGTGGTCTCGATGAAGGTACTAAAGTTGGTTTGCAACAACTTTGGTTTAATAACTATCACGATGGTAATTTAGGTGTAGGTGACTTAATTAATGTAGACTTTTCAGATATAGGTGGTCCGTCTGTTGACTTTGAACCTGTAACTGATGGTATGGAACTGGATCCAGGTAATTGGGCATGGGTTAACGACGACCCAAGTATGTTCTTATTTGGTGAAGGTGATAGCTTTACAATTTCTTATGTTAATCAAACGTTCTATGTTTCAGGTTTCGCCGCATCTAGTTTAGATGTTCCTGCTGAAGTGCCTGAACCTTCTAACTTAGTGTTATTAGCACTTGGTTTAGTAGGATTAGCAGCTACTCGCAGACGCCGCCAATAA
- a CDS encoding PEP-CTERM sorting domain-containing protein (PEP-CTERM proteins occur, often in large numbers, in the proteomes of bacteria that also encode an exosortase, a predicted intramembrane cysteine proteinase. The presence of a PEP-CTERM domain at a protein's C-terminus predicts cleavage within the sorting domain, followed by covalent anchoring to some some component of the (usually Gram-negative) cell surface. Many PEP-CTERM proteins exhibit an unusual sequence composition that includes large numbers of potential glycosylation sites. Expression of one such protein has been shown restore the ability of a bacterium to form floc, a type of biofilm.) — MKKFLYATLASLGLMISSTASADVINFMDLADNEPGEGSVGESWVYEGDGFTLTITAMLGDQMAFPYLDESNRRGPGGLGVCPEDLDECGSDDNITIDESLMLTFEVDEGVSVSLTQLWFNNNHDEGLDADDMISVDFSSIGGMVGEFSPVADGEVIDGVKGTYAWVADAGEYVFGSGDYVSLAYFNQEFYLSAMEIDVTRPPAEVPEPANLVLMSLGLIGLIATRRRRI, encoded by the coding sequence ATGAAAAAGTTTCTGTATGCTACTTTGGCTAGTCTAGGATTGATGATTTCTTCAACCGCATCTGCCGACGTAATCAATTTTATGGATCTTGCCGATAACGAGCCTGGCGAAGGCTCTGTCGGTGAATCTTGGGTGTATGAAGGTGACGGTTTTACGCTAACAATCACAGCGATGTTAGGCGATCAAATGGCATTTCCATACCTTGATGAATCAAACCGAAGAGGCCCAGGCGGATTAGGCGTGTGCCCAGAAGATTTGGATGAATGTGGTTCTGATGACAACATTACCATTGACGAATCATTGATGTTGACCTTCGAAGTAGACGAAGGTGTAAGCGTTAGTCTGACTCAGTTGTGGTTCAATAATAACCATGATGAAGGTTTAGATGCCGATGACATGATCAGTGTCGACTTTTCCAGTATCGGCGGTATGGTTGGTGAATTTAGCCCAGTTGCAGACGGCGAAGTTATTGACGGTGTTAAAGGCACTTACGCGTGGGTAGCTGATGCCGGCGAATATGTATTTGGCAGCGGCGACTATGTATCACTTGCCTACTTTAATCAGGAGTTTTACCTGTCAGCGATGGAAATTGATGTGACACGTCCGCCCGCTGAAGTTCCTGAGCCTGCAAACTTAGTGCTAATGTCACTTGGTCTAATCGGTCTGATTGCGACGCGTCGACGCCGTATTTAG
- a CDS encoding RnfH family protein: protein MIEQISIELVYALPTEQTLISLLIDENSTVEQAIMESGICQQFPEIDLTVNKVGIWNKAVKLQQTVHDGDRIEIYRPLIADPKEVRKRRAEKAKQEGRADKVTGGRVNPLRGAASKE from the coding sequence ATGATCGAACAAATTTCAATAGAGCTGGTTTATGCTCTGCCGACCGAACAAACATTGATTTCACTATTGATTGATGAAAACTCAACCGTAGAGCAGGCGATTATGGAATCGGGTATATGTCAGCAATTTCCAGAGATTGATTTGACCGTCAATAAAGTTGGCATTTGGAACAAAGCGGTTAAGCTGCAGCAAACCGTGCATGATGGTGATCGTATTGAGATATATAGACCGCTTATCGCCGATCCAAAAGAAGTGCGTAAACGACGAGCGGAAAAGGCCAAACAAGAAGGTCGCGCCGACAAAGTAACGGGTGGACGAGTCAACCCGTTACGTGGCGCTGCGAGTAAAGAATAG
- a CDS encoding type II toxin-antitoxin system RatA family toxin: protein MPAINRSALVMRSAADMYKLINDVCKYPEFLPGCTDAKIVSHNEDSMTASLKVSKGGVQKWFTTENTLQENQKVSMHLKDGPFKYLTGHWLLTPLSDDACKIELKLDYEFSSKLIEMAFGRIFDSLTNSMVSAFTQRAKQVY, encoded by the coding sequence ATGCCAGCGATTAATCGTAGTGCACTGGTTATGCGTAGTGCCGCTGATATGTATAAGTTAATAAATGATGTTTGCAAGTATCCAGAGTTTTTACCTGGTTGTACTGATGCCAAAATTGTCAGCCATAATGAAGACTCAATGACCGCCTCATTGAAGGTCTCCAAAGGTGGGGTACAAAAGTGGTTTACCACCGAAAACACCTTGCAAGAAAATCAAAAAGTCAGCATGCATTTAAAAGATGGCCCCTTTAAATATTTAACAGGGCATTGGTTGCTAACACCATTAAGTGACGATGCTTGTAAAATCGAATTGAAACTTGACTATGAATTTTCCAGTAAGCTCATCGAGATGGCATTTGGCCGAATATTCGATAGCTTAACCAATTCTATGGTGAGTGCGTTTACTCAAAGAGCGAAACAGGTTTACTGA
- the smpB gene encoding SsrA-binding protein SmpB: protein MAKKKSNKQASNTIALNKKARHEYNLSDKFEAGMELQGWEIKSIRDGKVNISDCYVFIKNREAYLLGAEIQPLLSASSHVVCDPRRDRKLLLNRRELDRLIGAVDRQGFSLIATAMYWKRNWVKLEFCLGKGKKSHDKRADIKDREWKVDQGRIMKHKNQ from the coding sequence ATGGCAAAGAAAAAATCAAACAAACAAGCAAGTAATACCATCGCTTTAAATAAAAAGGCGAGGCATGAATACAATCTATCCGATAAATTTGAAGCCGGCATGGAACTTCAAGGCTGGGAAATCAAATCTATTCGGGATGGAAAAGTAAATATATCAGACTGTTACGTTTTCATTAAAAATCGCGAAGCGTATTTACTTGGCGCTGAAATCCAACCTTTATTGTCGGCATCTAGCCACGTGGTTTGTGATCCAAGACGAGATCGAAAGCTATTGTTAAATCGTCGAGAACTTGATCGCTTAATAGGCGCAGTAGACCGTCAAGGATTCTCTCTCATTGCGACCGCGATGTACTGGAAGCGCAATTGGGTTAAGCTGGAATTTTGCTTAGGTAAAGGTAAAAAATCACATGACAAGCGAGCTGACATCAAAGACCGAGAATGGAAGGTTGATCAAGGCCGAATCATGAAGCACAAAAATCAATAA
- a CDS encoding hotdog fold domain-containing protein translates to MALPKILDVYEKWTKFAFGNRLFSWFFARWAPYFKTIKPLVKELRKGYCEVLIPKRKAVENHIGTVHAIAICNGMEMAMGAVSEASIPDNLRWIPKSMTVDYTAKAGTDIRCIANIENKEWQVGDFGIPVEAFDDNDVLVAKAVITVWVSEKKPKIS, encoded by the coding sequence ATGGCTCTTCCTAAAATATTGGATGTATATGAAAAGTGGACCAAATTTGCATTTGGTAACCGACTTTTTTCGTGGTTTTTTGCGCGTTGGGCACCTTACTTTAAGACCATAAAACCTTTGGTTAAAGAGTTAAGAAAAGGTTACTGTGAAGTGCTTATACCTAAGCGTAAAGCAGTGGAAAACCACATTGGTACTGTGCATGCGATTGCAATTTGTAACGGCATGGAAATGGCTATGGGAGCGGTCAGTGAAGCGAGTATTCCTGATAACCTACGTTGGATCCCGAAATCAATGACGGTCGATTATACCGCCAAGGCCGGTACCGACATTCGTTGTATTGCCAATATCGAAAACAAAGAGTGGCAAGTGGGGGATTTTGGTATCCCGGTTGAAGCATTTGATGACAACGATGTGTTGGTGGCGAAAGCGGTAATAACCGTATGGGTTAGTGAGAAAAAGCCTAAAATATCCTAA
- a CDS encoding putative bifunctional diguanylate cyclase/phosphodiesterase, whose protein sequence is MAPLFSSLRSRIFGLFILLLIAVQTVSFVTSYYSNKQRAEHQLASVLSNAEHLLKEKLQSRSYYLSAFTEISATDRALVEQFTSAHRNLSLPLNNHRKRIDADIALAIDVDAVIIGHLQVKDSNKEIKRVENGNKINEIFSQTDWLKDHPVEVYYANNKQIYQMVIAPVLEKFEIVGHIALGYEINKALANELAGLSSFYVGFALQEQENWQWIARNDAMRQDKFIIEGDSPLQAMQEGSLIGKHLHLGDINNVAVNATFFQSRSNLVAAIKQDGFNIFLLIALTLAASLFGAYFIANGVSRPVRSFVDLAKQIAQGNYNSTARIGSTDELNQLAAQFSVMQQAIEERENEITRQAFSDLLSGLPNRSQFYREMHDIKEPYLLCQINVRRISEINDTLGHDVGDEVILEIAHRLGKLEKPLFHVSGNGFLIRFDHQTEKDIKSTVSHINRVIEPSFIYQNISIHLQVNIGITISDGWSQANQVLKEADSAMQIAKRKNLKYQIYDRQIDLNTLDRLQLVNRLRGAIENDEFLLFFQPKLNLATNNIEEVEALLRWNHPVNGLITPDSFIHIADQTGQMTALSKWVLNEAIEQHIYWRSKGLALNIAINISPENLLDDEFCQYLIDTLANDGSLTDALSFEITEDAFVDHSSKAVDNIIMLRTHGINLSIDDYGTGYSSLAQLKNLPVQELKIDRAFIEHLIHQPQDQLIVESTIQLSHQLGLKVVAEGVEDKLTLDWLRDKKCETVQGYYISRPLSSEDLEQWLEKGEYKVKLLDQPANLSLENK, encoded by the coding sequence ATGGCTCCTTTGTTTTCCAGTTTGCGCAGTCGCATCTTTGGTCTTTTCATTCTTTTACTGATCGCAGTACAAACCGTTTCCTTTGTCACGTCTTATTATTCTAATAAACAACGTGCCGAACATCAGTTAGCAAGCGTATTATCTAACGCAGAACATTTATTAAAAGAAAAACTACAAAGTCGCAGCTATTACTTATCTGCCTTTACTGAAATATCAGCAACCGACAGAGCCTTGGTTGAGCAATTTACGAGCGCACATCGAAATCTGTCTTTGCCTTTAAATAACCACAGAAAGCGCATTGATGCCGATATTGCCCTAGCTATCGATGTCGACGCGGTGATCATTGGACATTTGCAAGTAAAAGACAGCAACAAAGAAATAAAGCGTGTTGAAAATGGTAATAAAATAAACGAGATATTTAGCCAAACTGATTGGCTCAAAGATCACCCTGTTGAAGTGTATTACGCTAACAACAAACAAATTTACCAAATGGTGATTGCCCCCGTATTAGAAAAGTTTGAAATCGTCGGTCACATTGCATTGGGGTATGAAATCAATAAAGCACTGGCAAATGAGCTGGCAGGTTTAAGCAGTTTTTACGTTGGCTTTGCGTTGCAAGAACAAGAAAACTGGCAGTGGATTGCGCGAAATGATGCGATGCGTCAGGACAAGTTTATTATTGAAGGTGATTCACCACTGCAGGCGATGCAAGAAGGTTCTTTGATTGGTAAACATTTGCACTTGGGTGATATTAATAACGTCGCCGTTAATGCGACCTTCTTTCAATCTCGTTCAAATCTTGTTGCGGCAATAAAACAAGACGGCTTTAATATCTTCCTACTAATCGCGTTAACGTTAGCAGCCTCTTTATTTGGCGCGTATTTTATCGCTAATGGCGTCTCACGCCCAGTGCGCTCGTTTGTCGATTTAGCCAAACAAATTGCCCAAGGTAACTATAATTCGACGGCGCGTATTGGCAGTACCGATGAGTTAAATCAATTGGCTGCGCAATTTAGCGTGATGCAACAAGCAATTGAAGAACGTGAAAACGAAATTACTCGCCAAGCATTTAGTGACTTACTGTCAGGACTGCCAAACCGCAGTCAATTTTATCGTGAAATGCATGATATAAAGGAGCCTTACCTGCTATGCCAAATAAACGTACGCCGCATATCAGAAATCAACGATACCTTAGGTCACGATGTCGGCGATGAAGTCATTCTTGAAATTGCCCATCGCCTTGGCAAACTGGAAAAACCTTTGTTCCACGTATCTGGTAATGGCTTTTTAATTCGTTTTGACCATCAAACCGAAAAAGACATCAAATCCACGGTAAGTCATATCAACCGTGTTATCGAGCCAAGCTTTATTTATCAAAATATCTCTATTCATTTGCAGGTTAATATCGGTATTACCATCAGTGATGGTTGGTCACAGGCAAATCAGGTATTAAAAGAAGCCGACTCAGCGATGCAAATCGCCAAACGTAAGAACTTAAAATATCAAATCTATGACCGTCAAATAGACTTAAATACACTTGATAGATTACAGCTAGTCAATCGCTTACGCGGTGCCATAGAGAATGATGAATTTTTATTATTCTTTCAGCCGAAATTAAATCTGGCGACCAATAATATCGAAGAAGTCGAAGCTTTATTACGCTGGAACCACCCAGTTAACGGTCTTATTACACCAGACAGTTTCATTCATATTGCCGATCAGACCGGGCAAATGACGGCGTTAAGTAAGTGGGTCCTTAACGAAGCCATTGAGCAACACATATACTGGCGCAGCAAAGGCCTAGCATTAAATATTGCCATAAACATTTCCCCAGAGAACTTGCTCGACGATGAGTTCTGTCAATACTTAATCGATACCTTAGCGAATGACGGCTCGTTGACAGATGCGTTGAGTTTTGAAATCACCGAAGATGCCTTTGTTGATCACAGTTCAAAAGCGGTTGATAACATCATTATGTTGCGCACCCATGGCATTAATTTATCAATCGATGATTACGGCACCGGTTACTCGTCTTTAGCACAGTTGAAAAACTTACCAGTACAAGAGTTGAAGATAGACCGCGCCTTTATTGAGCATCTAATTCACCAACCACAAGATCAACTGATTGTTGAGTCGACGATTCAATTATCACATCAGCTTGGTTTAAAAGTTGTTGCTGAAGGCGTTGAAGATAAACTAACGCTAGACTGGTTACGAGACAAAAAATGTGAAACGGTGCAGGGGTATTACATCAGCCGACCGCTTTCGAGCGAAGATTTAGAGCAATGGCTTGAGAAAGGTGAATACAAGGTCAAACTGTTGGATCAACCAGCTAATTTATCCCTTGAAAACAAATAA
- a CDS encoding MipA/OmpV family protein, translating into MTARIIKAALISAFCSVMALPAFAEQQKQQPIEESSQDVDDTFFAIKFSAGKYHFESPLNFKEDVEFYFLPTWTFYYKDLFFIENTKMGLNLYIDADETSTTIVDLVTRHNFDGLYYHMDDDFVSFVDPMLPPFNHPSTDAHLSYLGGVEVKHYYDKNIITFGVFSDISNVHHGEEAEVSWQRVLFNKGTDFKLSAEVGALYKSDQVLEYYYGSPLDGDNINYYSRIDAAYELSDGLYLVANFKYERLSSKIISSQATDKKELQSGFIGISWLTNW; encoded by the coding sequence ATGACAGCCCGTATCATAAAAGCGGCACTAATTAGTGCTTTTTGCTCTGTTATGGCATTACCAGCATTTGCAGAGCAACAAAAACAACAACCAATCGAAGAGTCATCACAAGACGTGGATGATACATTTTTCGCGATCAAATTTTCCGCTGGTAAGTATCACTTTGAATCGCCGTTAAATTTCAAAGAAGATGTTGAGTTTTATTTTCTTCCCACTTGGACTTTTTACTATAAAGATCTGTTTTTTATAGAAAATACCAAGATGGGTTTAAACCTTTACATCGACGCCGATGAGACTTCCACCACCATCGTTGATCTGGTGACAAGACATAACTTTGATGGCTTGTATTATCACATGGATGACGATTTTGTCAGCTTTGTTGACCCAATGCTACCGCCATTTAACCACCCTTCGACTGATGCCCACTTAAGCTATTTAGGTGGTGTTGAAGTTAAGCATTATTACGATAAAAACATCATCACCTTTGGTGTGTTTTCCGATATTTCCAATGTACACCATGGCGAAGAAGCGGAAGTGTCTTGGCAGCGAGTGCTGTTTAATAAAGGCACGGATTTTAAATTATCCGCAGAAGTTGGCGCACTCTACAAATCGGATCAAGTATTAGAGTATTACTACGGTTCGCCATTAGATGGTGACAATATCAATTATTATTCTCGAATTGATGCCGCCTATGAGCTATCGGATGGTTTATATTTGGTGGCGAACTTCAAGTATGAACGTTTGTCGAGCAAAATCATTAGCTCACAAGCGACCGATAAAAAGGAATTACAGAGCGGTTTCATTGGAATAAGTTGGTTAACGAATTGGTAA
- a CDS encoding DUF3019 domain-containing protein, with protein sequence MKYSVKVLALLALLMSMPSLAQADETVFSVMPNKCIVKNKGESCNTELTLQWQLPDAQNICILKNNNIVHCQQNSKQGSFVYPVETAETLNFKLVEMTTLTELSTFKFSLLYLGKTSAKRRKLPWRLL encoded by the coding sequence ATGAAATACAGCGTCAAGGTACTTGCCTTATTAGCTTTGTTAATGTCTATGCCGAGCCTTGCTCAGGCAGATGAGACTGTGTTTAGCGTTATGCCAAACAAATGCATTGTTAAAAATAAAGGAGAGAGTTGTAACACCGAACTCACTCTGCAATGGCAATTACCCGACGCACAAAACATCTGCATTCTTAAAAATAATAACATCGTCCACTGTCAACAAAATAGTAAACAAGGTTCATTTGTTTACCCGGTAGAGACGGCAGAAACATTGAATTTTAAATTGGTAGAAATGACCACCTTAACCGAGCTTTCGACCTTTAAATTCAGTCTATTATACTTAGGTAAAACATCGGCGAAACGCCGCAAACTTCCTTGGCGATTGTTATAA